The Spirosoma foliorum genome has a window encoding:
- a CDS encoding AraC family transcriptional regulator: protein MKPLFRKVTANLESSYTVRHNILPHFKNIWHYHPELELHYILKGEGVRFIGDKISNFSPGEIVLVGENLPHTWRSNEEYFHNDPDLNIEVIVIQFLPDCLGDHLLKLPEAYLIPKLYEKAKSGMVINGQTNAKLAELMRKAIDATNLDKLIILLSILKLLSETDEYDIIVNGRAVFYQSNETDTLRLNNVCSYTLENYKKEITLEEISAISNLSVTSFCRYFKLMTNKTYYDFLIEIRISHACRALIEDKTPTEIICFDCGFNNVSNFYRHFKKVTGLTPLEYKRQYLKKGKVVA from the coding sequence ATGAAACCATTATTCCGAAAAGTCACGGCCAATCTGGAGAGTTCGTATACGGTGCGGCACAACATCTTGCCCCATTTTAAAAATATATGGCATTATCATCCGGAACTGGAGTTGCACTATATTCTAAAAGGGGAAGGTGTCCGGTTTATTGGCGATAAAATCAGCAACTTTTCGCCTGGCGAGATCGTGCTGGTTGGCGAGAATCTGCCCCATACCTGGCGCAGTAATGAAGAATATTTCCACAATGACCCCGATCTCAATATTGAGGTGATTGTCATTCAGTTTTTACCCGACTGTCTGGGCGATCATCTATTAAAATTACCCGAAGCTTATCTGATTCCAAAGCTCTACGAAAAGGCCAAAAGTGGTATGGTTATCAATGGCCAGACCAACGCCAAACTGGCCGAATTAATGCGCAAAGCAATCGATGCCACAAACCTCGATAAATTAATCATCCTCCTGTCTATTCTGAAGCTGCTCTCCGAAACAGATGAATACGATATAATTGTGAATGGACGCGCGGTATTTTATCAGTCTAACGAAACGGATACCCTGCGCCTGAACAATGTGTGCAGCTATACACTAGAGAATTATAAAAAGGAAATTACACTGGAGGAGATCTCGGCCATCAGTAATCTGAGTGTTACGTCCTTTTGCCGGTATTTCAAATTAATGACGAACAAGACGTACTACGATTTCCTGATTGAGATCCGGATTAGTCACGCCTGTCGGGCGTTGATTGAAGATAAAACGCCCACCGAGATCATCTGCTTCGACTGTGGGTTTAATAACGTCTCCAATTTCTACCGCCACTTCAAAAAAGTGACGGGCCTCACTCCGCTGGAATACAAACGGCAATATTTAAAAAAAGGGAAGGTAGTTGCGTAA
- a CDS encoding DUF3826 domain-containing protein yields MVSILKKLLLSGLLMLMVVVSTVGQDQTIESKEAAYARVVTERAAKIVATLGLTNSQVAERVKTEIAQQYLSLNDIQENRKEALAKLTEPVQKEALETETATKLTALHKDYLTKLSHDLTTQQVDMVKDGMTYGVLPITYKGYQAMLPDLTDAQKTQILAYLTEARERAMDEGTSEKKHAMFGKYKGRINNYLSAAGIDMKKASKEWEERIAKEKEAGKSKE; encoded by the coding sequence ATGGTCAGTATCCTGAAAAAACTCTTGCTTAGCGGCCTCCTGATGCTCATGGTGGTGGTGTCTACAGTAGGGCAAGATCAGACAATAGAAAGCAAAGAAGCGGCTTATGCACGAGTCGTTACCGAACGGGCGGCAAAGATTGTGGCAACGTTGGGGTTGACCAATTCGCAGGTAGCCGAGCGCGTGAAAACGGAAATCGCGCAACAGTATCTAAGCCTGAATGACATTCAGGAAAACCGGAAAGAAGCGCTGGCTAAATTGACTGAGCCAGTCCAGAAAGAAGCACTTGAGACTGAAACCGCCACTAAGCTAACGGCACTGCACAAAGACTACCTGACTAAGCTTTCCCATGATTTGACGACGCAGCAAGTTGACATGGTGAAAGACGGAATGACCTACGGGGTGTTGCCGATTACCTATAAAGGCTATCAGGCCATGTTGCCCGATTTAACCGACGCTCAGAAAACACAAATCCTGGCCTATTTGACCGAAGCACGCGAGCGGGCAATGGACGAAGGGACATCGGAGAAAAAGCACGCCATGTTTGGCAAGTATAAAGGGCGAATCAATAATTACCTGTCGGCTGCCGGAATCGATATGAAAAAGGCGAGCAAAGAATGGGAAGAACGAATTGCCAAAGAAAAAGAAGCCGGAAAATCGAAAGAATGA